In a single window of the Silvimonas iriomotensis genome:
- a CDS encoding nucleotidyltransferase domain-containing protein, translating to MTTNRSSISLEERVLSASTDDQQKWQNLIFRLLRNLELDPTLRKEAEDEYQRIGRRLAEKLDVQSHEITVFAQGSMSTQTTVPAKGNTNFDLDVVAFLHAPKFNNAEAEALFHMVGNALKGDASAGEPEERRRCWKLPFPGKRFYFDITPAKKDLHGYYSDKLLVRDVEGFKGWSPSNPAEFTEWFNAQAELEFRFTTNYFIEARGIALDHIEPLPQEPVSPFDVLRRTVQLMKLHRDHTYWEATPERKKAQPISVILVTLAAKSYEWLYGQGRQFATPLELVFALVAKMRDFVRFDNQAGWCVENPVLPMENFAERWNDEGSNRADEFGWWHDTFSQHLSMLFDDEFTSARHEEKLRKAFGGNVSDAWRAAQAKPYFGQSGQMTSLRNSLATAAANATQPLPTGAKGSNNLA from the coding sequence ATGACAACTAACCGCTCAAGTATTTCTCTTGAAGAACGTGTTTTGAGTGCATCTACAGATGACCAGCAGAAATGGCAGAATCTCATCTTCCGTCTGCTGCGCAATCTGGAACTGGACCCGACCCTGCGCAAAGAGGCGGAAGACGAGTATCAGCGTATTGGCCGTCGGTTGGCTGAAAAACTGGATGTCCAATCTCACGAAATTACCGTATTTGCGCAGGGCTCGATGAGCACTCAAACCACCGTGCCAGCCAAGGGTAATACGAATTTCGACCTCGACGTGGTCGCGTTTTTGCACGCCCCAAAATTCAACAACGCTGAAGCCGAAGCTTTGTTCCATATGGTTGGAAATGCGCTCAAAGGAGACGCCTCAGCCGGTGAGCCGGAAGAACGCCGCCGGTGCTGGAAGCTGCCATTTCCGGGCAAACGCTTCTACTTTGATATCACACCCGCAAAGAAAGACCTGCACGGCTATTACAGCGATAAGTTACTGGTCCGTGACGTAGAGGGCTTTAAAGGCTGGAGTCCGTCCAACCCCGCTGAATTCACTGAGTGGTTCAACGCCCAAGCCGAACTGGAGTTTCGTTTTACCACGAACTATTTCATCGAAGCACGAGGCATTGCTTTGGACCACATTGAGCCCCTGCCTCAAGAACCGGTAAGTCCATTCGACGTACTCCGCCGTACAGTCCAGTTGATGAAGCTGCATCGGGACCATACGTACTGGGAGGCTACGCCGGAACGCAAGAAAGCCCAGCCTATCTCGGTGATTCTGGTAACGCTTGCGGCGAAATCCTACGAATGGCTATATGGACAAGGCCGCCAGTTCGCTACCCCCCTTGAACTGGTTTTTGCGTTAGTGGCAAAAATGCGTGATTTCGTTCGCTTCGACAACCAGGCAGGGTGGTGCGTTGAGAATCCCGTATTGCCAATGGAAAATTTTGCTGAGCGCTGGAATGACGAAGGCTCCAATCGCGCAGATGAATTTGGATGGTGGCACGACACATTCTCGCAGCATCTCAGCATGCTTTTTGATGACGAATTCACCTCTGCACGGCACGAGGAAAAACTGCGTAAAGCATTTGGGGGCAATGTGTCTGATGCTTGGCGCGCAGCGCAAGCCAAACCATACTTTGGCCAATCTGGCCAAATGACAAGCCTGCGCAATAGCTTGGCTACTGCTGCAGCAAATGCGACCCAGCCATTGCCGACCGGAGCCAAAGGGTCCAACAACCTCGCATGA
- a CDS encoding ThiF family adenylyltransferase, whose translation MTKPELMHGEHCMFPSIIEKIDSLLSSHGFSRERDQESFARARVWVLNDIDWCEHRMPLRLVLPGSFPADPAELFINNEWCLKLPHVEGNGHLCLGTFVDGIDFDQPELAIKRVLDQFEDFLLKCADPQWVNAEFHNERESYWLRHMDMAIPAQLKPPPDLWLQLPRVPEIAACVMPARKLKGRKISFAAPSEENLTELVERYDWEIDKQVAGAALVLYLPEGVPWTPQSWPTTFKQLDDLFIQHAGTSASIAAWLGRKRWTHDVPMYAAVVQGAATCGWYLYQHTWVPRPVPELRPVRVGRIDRTWALCRDHQIDKLDMLSEKRVTIFGAGSVGGALAEALARAGVGGIDLVDTQLFEAENVSRHILGIADARRVKVTRIKAKLQRDIPGINVHAWCLDACTWLRSNAAKARSDIIVDCTGETSVRLALAQYQDAEGLLLARMNVWTEPYGAAGHVVVVTGKDVWPLTDPVDDKVNVARWPADTRVELPGCGHGFHEYGLSDIAPLIGIATAAVLEQLDKPDTTSRVLSHVRRPDFFLGKAPGIKLNREYHFEDGEEAKTLRCDLQKMLYGGKLT comes from the coding sequence ATGACAAAGCCCGAATTGATGCATGGGGAACACTGTATGTTCCCCAGCATAATAGAGAAGATAGATAGTTTATTGTCGTCTCACGGGTTCTCGCGAGAACGTGACCAAGAGTCCTTTGCACGCGCGAGGGTCTGGGTGCTGAACGACATCGATTGGTGCGAGCATAGAATGCCATTGCGGCTGGTGCTGCCTGGTTCATTTCCTGCAGACCCCGCCGAATTGTTTATCAACAATGAATGGTGCCTGAAGCTTCCGCATGTAGAGGGCAACGGGCACCTTTGCCTTGGAACATTCGTCGACGGCATTGACTTTGACCAGCCTGAATTGGCTATCAAGCGGGTACTGGACCAGTTCGAAGATTTCTTGCTGAAATGCGCAGACCCTCAATGGGTCAACGCCGAATTTCACAACGAACGCGAGAGCTATTGGTTGCGCCATATGGATATGGCCATACCAGCACAACTCAAGCCACCGCCTGACCTATGGCTGCAACTTCCACGGGTTCCCGAGATTGCGGCATGTGTTATGCCCGCCCGAAAACTCAAGGGACGCAAAATATCCTTTGCAGCTCCTTCGGAAGAAAACCTGACGGAGCTCGTCGAGCGGTATGACTGGGAAATTGACAAACAGGTTGCTGGCGCCGCGTTGGTCTTGTATTTGCCCGAAGGGGTGCCGTGGACACCTCAGAGTTGGCCCACAACCTTCAAACAGCTTGACGACCTGTTCATTCAACACGCTGGCACAAGTGCATCCATTGCAGCGTGGTTAGGTCGGAAACGCTGGACGCATGACGTGCCAATGTATGCGGCTGTCGTTCAAGGTGCGGCAACCTGCGGCTGGTATCTCTATCAGCACACTTGGGTTCCGCGACCGGTTCCAGAACTGCGGCCTGTGCGTGTAGGGCGCATAGACCGGACCTGGGCTTTGTGTCGAGACCATCAGATAGATAAATTGGATATGTTGTCAGAGAAACGAGTCACTATATTCGGTGCTGGTTCTGTAGGTGGTGCACTAGCAGAAGCCTTGGCACGCGCAGGGGTTGGTGGAATTGACCTGGTAGATACGCAGCTATTTGAAGCAGAAAATGTATCGCGCCATATTTTGGGCATCGCAGATGCTAGAAGGGTTAAAGTCACCCGGATTAAAGCCAAGCTGCAGCGCGACATACCGGGTATCAATGTTCATGCCTGGTGTCTCGACGCGTGTACATGGTTAAGGAGTAATGCGGCAAAGGCACGGTCGGACATTATTGTCGACTGCACCGGAGAGACCTCTGTACGGCTAGCGCTTGCTCAATACCAGGATGCAGAAGGATTGCTGCTTGCACGCATGAATGTATGGACTGAACCCTACGGTGCAGCAGGGCACGTGGTAGTCGTGACTGGTAAGGATGTCTGGCCCCTGACAGACCCAGTGGATGACAAGGTTAACGTAGCAAGATGGCCGGCCGACACTCGCGTCGAGCTGCCTGGGTGCGGTCACGGGTTTCACGAGTACGGGCTTTCTGACATTGCACCGTTGATTGGAATTGCTACAGCGGCCGTGTTGGAGCAGCTGGATAAACCTGACACTACTTCGAGGGTCTTGTCACATGTGCGCCGCCCGGATTTTTTCCTGGGGAAGGCGCCGGGCATAAAACTGAATCGTGAGTACCACTTTGAAGATGGGGAAGAAGCCAAAACGCTGCGTTGCGACCTTCAGAAGATGCTCTATGGGGGGAAGCTAACTTGA
- a CDS encoding Mov34/MPN/PAD-1 family protein, whose protein sequence is MTLRYAMVSATWCIEFSEQVLAVFTENAQLTRAHTESVGQLFTPDTSTDVVKVTFATVLKPKHAGRTGVSFDIHSANAERKRLFEQGLHCIGFWHTHPESHPTPSGPDAALARDHAKAAKANLNALAFIIVGNGRLEESLYVSVHDGENFHRCVLLNATQTATITKPAHNPN, encoded by the coding sequence TTGACGCTTAGATATGCAATGGTCAGCGCGACCTGGTGTATCGAGTTTAGTGAACAAGTACTCGCCGTTTTTACAGAAAATGCCCAGCTCACCCGCGCGCATACAGAATCGGTGGGACAGCTGTTCACGCCGGACACCTCAACTGATGTCGTCAAGGTGACATTCGCCACCGTGTTGAAGCCCAAGCATGCCGGGCGCACCGGCGTCTCATTTGACATCCATAGTGCCAATGCAGAACGCAAGAGGCTATTTGAGCAGGGGCTCCACTGCATCGGATTCTGGCATACGCACCCGGAATCCCACCCCACGCCATCCGGCCCAGACGCTGCTCTTGCACGTGACCATGCCAAGGCGGCAAAGGCCAACCTCAATGCCCTAGCCTTCATCATTGTTGGCAATGGGCGTCTTGAGGAGAGCCTGTATGTGAGCGTTCATGATGGCGAAAATTTTCATCGTTGCGTCCTGCTGAACGCCACCCAGACTGCAACTATCACAAAGCCTGCTCACAACCCAAATTGA
- a CDS encoding tetratricopeptide repeat protein — MAFAGFDEGLAAYKAGNYPVAVREFSIAAGAGNAKAQFGLAVMYANGQGVVQDYAQAVGWYRKAAEQGDTKAQFGLAVMYANGQGVVQDYAQAVGWYRKAAEQGEAAAQSNLGTMYVDGRGVVQDYAQAVGWFRKAAEQGAAEAQSNLGLMYANGQGVVQDYVQAIGWYRKAAEQGYAKAQFALGLMYANGLGVAPNYAQAIGWYRKAAGQGDAAAQYKLGLMYANGQGVAKNTVIAYALFNIAAIDGLARHIESRDIAAGRLNGKQIEAGQRLTTELAKPNNLGAAIDAYLKNQK; from the coding sequence ATGGCGTTTGCGGGATTTGATGAAGGATTGGCCGCATATAAAGCTGGCAATTACCCTGTGGCGGTGCGCGAATTTTCGATTGCCGCCGGGGCAGGCAATGCAAAAGCACAATTTGGCCTCGCCGTGATGTATGCCAACGGCCAGGGCGTAGTGCAGGACTATGCCCAAGCTGTCGGCTGGTATCGCAAAGCCGCCGAGCAAGGCGATACCAAAGCACAATTTGGCCTCGCCGTGATGTATGCCAACGGCCAGGGCGTAGTGCAGGACTATGCCCAAGCCGTCGGCTGGTATCGCAAAGCCGCCGAGCAAGGCGAAGCCGCAGCGCAATCCAACCTCGGCACGATGTATGTCGATGGCCGAGGTGTAGTGCAGGATTATGCCCAAGCTGTCGGCTGGTTTCGTAAAGCGGCTGAGCAAGGCGCTGCCGAAGCACAATCCAACCTCGGCCTGATGTATGCCAATGGCCAGGGAGTAGTGCAGGACTATGTCCAAGCCATCGGCTGGTACCGTAAAGCCGCGGAGCAAGGCTATGCCAAAGCACAATTTGCTCTGGGCCTGATGTATGCCAATGGCTTGGGTGTAGCGCCGAACTATGCCCAAGCCATTGGCTGGTATCGTAAAGCCGCCGGGCAAGGCGATGCCGCAGCACAATACAAGCTCGGCCTGATGTATGCCAATGGCCAGGGCGTAGCAAAAAACACAGTGATTGCATACGCATTGTTTAATATTGCAGCGATTGATGGGCTGGCCAGGCACATAGAAAGCAGGGATATTGCCGCTGGACGACTAAACGGCAAGCAGATTGAAGCCGGGCAGCGACTCACCACGGAGTTGGCCAAACCCAATAATTTGGGCGCCGCTATTGATGCCTACCTGAAAAATCAGAAGTAA
- a CDS encoding DUF262 domain-containing protein has translation MTKKISGAEYPIAKIFSSDFDYLIPTYQRPYAWTTVQAGELFADLHDFYIKEKEDTYFLGSIVLIKEEGKPLAEVIDGQQRLTTLTILLSALTHRATGNIRDSFNRYLCEPGNELEGLAQKPRLTLRERDRIFFKDYVQAVKLDELLRIDPAQLDNESQRNIQANARLFMERLQSTFGDDPQAATDFGSFLVRRCFLVAVSTPSQQAAFRVFSILNSRGLDLLPTDIIKSDVIGKVRESLQSEYNETWEDLEVEAGRDGFAEVFGHIRMIYAKEKARRALLEEFRERVIDRVPSAENLVTQVIVPYTQAYLLAKNCEYVSTSNAAEINALLKWLNRIDNSDWLPSAMKFFAEHQSDAAYVNWFVTRLERLAAYMHICGYDVNGRIDRYALVLKALEQPHSLSKPVAAVELTLAEKQRFLTNLQSEIYWLTARRRNYLILRLDSFLSDGAAVYDPSVLTIEHVLPQTVAPDSEWAAQWPDATERLFWLHRLANLVPLTQRRNSQAQNFEFERKKKAYFGGRQGVSSYILTTQVLATPAWSPEVVRGRQQELVDVLTTGWGLTST, from the coding sequence TTGACCAAAAAAATCAGTGGTGCGGAATATCCCATCGCCAAAATCTTCAGCTCGGACTTTGATTACCTCATTCCGACTTATCAGCGTCCCTATGCTTGGACCACTGTTCAAGCCGGCGAGCTCTTTGCTGACCTGCACGATTTCTACATCAAGGAAAAAGAAGACACCTATTTTCTGGGCAGCATTGTGCTCATCAAGGAAGAAGGCAAACCCTTGGCAGAGGTCATTGACGGGCAGCAGCGCCTCACGACACTCACCATCCTTCTTTCGGCACTGACCCACCGCGCGACCGGCAACATTCGTGATTCGTTTAATCGCTACCTTTGCGAGCCCGGCAATGAACTGGAAGGTTTGGCACAAAAACCGCGACTGACACTGCGGGAACGGGACCGTATATTTTTCAAGGACTATGTGCAGGCGGTCAAACTGGATGAATTACTCCGTATCGACCCCGCCCAATTAGATAATGAGTCACAGCGCAACATTCAGGCGAATGCCCGGCTGTTTATGGAGCGACTGCAGTCAACGTTTGGTGACGACCCGCAGGCAGCCACCGATTTCGGCAGCTTTCTGGTGCGACGATGTTTCCTGGTTGCTGTTTCCACCCCAAGCCAGCAGGCAGCATTCCGGGTGTTTTCGATACTCAACAGCAGGGGGCTGGACCTGCTGCCCACAGATATCATCAAATCGGACGTGATTGGCAAAGTCCGCGAGTCGCTGCAGTCCGAGTACAACGAAACTTGGGAAGACCTTGAGGTCGAAGCGGGTCGGGATGGTTTCGCTGAAGTCTTTGGTCATATCCGCATGATTTATGCGAAAGAAAAAGCGCGTCGCGCCCTGCTTGAGGAATTTCGCGAACGCGTCATTGATAGGGTGCCATCGGCGGAGAACCTGGTCACCCAGGTGATTGTTCCGTACACCCAAGCCTACCTTCTTGCAAAGAACTGCGAATACGTTTCGACTTCCAATGCGGCTGAAATCAATGCACTCCTGAAGTGGCTCAATCGAATCGACAATTCAGACTGGCTGCCCAGCGCGATGAAATTTTTTGCGGAACATCAGTCGGATGCGGCCTATGTCAATTGGTTTGTCACTCGCTTGGAGCGGCTCGCCGCCTACATGCATATTTGTGGTTATGATGTGAACGGGCGAATTGACCGTTACGCCTTGGTGCTCAAGGCGCTTGAACAACCGCATTCTTTGTCAAAACCTGTGGCCGCAGTGGAGCTCACCCTAGCCGAGAAACAACGCTTCCTCACAAATCTCCAGAGTGAAATTTACTGGCTGACGGCCCGCCGGCGCAATTATCTGATTTTGCGCCTTGATTCCTTCCTGTCCGATGGTGCCGCAGTATATGACCCCTCCGTACTGACCATTGAACATGTGCTGCCACAGACCGTGGCTCCCGATTCAGAATGGGCCGCTCAGTGGCCAGACGCAACAGAGCGGTTGTTCTGGCTCCACAGGCTTGCCAATCTGGTGCCGCTAACTCAAAGGCGCAATTCACAGGCGCAGAATTTCGAGTTTGAGCGTAAAAAGAAAGCCTATTTTGGGGGTAGGCAGGGTGTGTCATCCTATATCCTGACGACACAGGTTCTCGCCACTCCCGCGTGGTCACCCGAAGTCGTACGCGGCAGACAGCAAGAACTCGTGGATGTTCTCACTACAGGATGGGGCCTTACATCGACGTGA
- the cyoE gene encoding heme o synthase: MKLKRYLLVTKPGIIMGNLISTVGGFLLASQGHPDWLVMIATVIGSALVVASGCAINNWIDRDIDARMERTKKRVTVTGVMSPAAALAHGILLGVLGFACLAWFTPMVTVYCVAFGFFIYVGVYSLYMKRNSVHGTLVGSLSGAMPPVAGFCAAAGEWNTGALILMLMFCLWQMPHSYAIAIFRQEDYKRAGIPVLPVVRGITAARRQMVAYIIAFAVACVALQVAGYAGYGYMAVAVATSLYWLKLALDGRQTDNHVKWARQVFVFSIITVTALSVSMAVDGKQPKQQLASVTQAITHHA; the protein is encoded by the coding sequence TTGAAACTCAAGCGTTACCTGCTGGTCACCAAGCCTGGCATCATCATGGGCAACCTGATCAGCACCGTCGGCGGTTTTCTGCTGGCCAGCCAGGGTCACCCTGACTGGCTGGTGATGATCGCCACGGTGATTGGTTCGGCACTGGTGGTGGCATCGGGCTGTGCGATCAACAACTGGATTGATCGTGACATCGATGCCCGCATGGAACGCACGAAAAAGCGCGTGACGGTGACCGGGGTGATGAGCCCCGCCGCCGCACTCGCGCACGGTATCTTGCTGGGTGTGCTCGGCTTTGCCTGTCTGGCCTGGTTCACGCCCATGGTCACCGTGTACTGCGTGGCTTTTGGCTTCTTCATTTACGTTGGCGTTTACAGCCTGTACATGAAGCGCAATTCGGTGCATGGCACCCTGGTGGGCTCGCTCTCTGGCGCCATGCCCCCGGTGGCCGGTTTCTGTGCCGCTGCCGGCGAATGGAATACCGGCGCGCTGATCCTGATGCTGATGTTCTGTCTGTGGCAAATGCCGCATTCCTACGCCATTGCCATCTTCCGCCAGGAAGACTACAAGCGCGCAGGGATTCCGGTGTTGCCGGTGGTACGCGGCATCACCGCCGCCCGCCGGCAGATGGTCGCTTATATCATCGCCTTTGCCGTCGCCTGTGTGGCGCTGCAAGTGGCGGGATATGCCGGTTATGGCTATATGGCCGTAGCGGTCGCCACCTCGCTGTACTGGTTGAAGCTGGCACTGGATGGCCGTCAGACCGACAACCACGTGAAGTGGGCCAGACAAGTATTTGTCTTCTCCATCATCACCGTCACCGCCTTGTCGGTGTCGATGGCAGTGGATGGCAAGCAGCCCAAGCAACAACTGGCCAGTGTGACGCAAGCCATCACGCACCACGCCTGA
- the cyoD gene encoding cytochrome o ubiquinol oxidase subunit IV, translated as MQRIEGHDSHQHAAAADHGSYVDYLVGFVLSVILTVIPFWMVMSKSFSRQGTMIGIAVFAVAQVIVQLKYFLHLDFTKEGRINTLAFLFTALIIVMLVGLSIWIITTADALMMR; from the coding sequence ATGCAACGCATTGAAGGTCATGATTCGCATCAACACGCCGCCGCTGCTGATCACGGCAGCTACGTCGACTACCTCGTCGGTTTCGTACTGTCGGTCATCCTGACGGTCATCCCGTTCTGGATGGTGATGAGCAAGTCGTTCAGCCGTCAGGGCACCATGATCGGTATCGCCGTGTTCGCCGTGGCGCAGGTCATCGTGCAGCTGAAGTACTTCCTGCACCTGGACTTCACCAAGGAAGGCCGCATCAACACGCTGGCGTTCCTGTTTACCGCTTTGATCATCGTTATGCTGGTGGGTCTGTCGATCTGGATCATCACCACTGCTGATGCTCTGATGATGCGCTAA
- the cyoC gene encoding cytochrome o ubiquinol oxidase subunit III, with the protein MSNLAEQTLDAHVEHEHGHEHHHDTDSQDILGFWLYLMTDCILFATAFAGYAVLYRNIATGPAGFEIFDLKYVAIETAALLLSSITYGFAMISGRRGNKSAVLGWLAVTFLFGATFIGMEVNEFHHLIAEGHGPNVSAFLSAFFGLVGLHGLHVTAGLIWMAVLMFEVAKRGLTKPAVLRLSLLSLFWHFLDVVWICVFTVVYLKGVA; encoded by the coding sequence ATGAGTAATCTTGCTGAACAAACGCTCGACGCTCACGTCGAGCACGAGCACGGTCACGAACATCATCACGATACAGACAGCCAGGATATCCTGGGCTTCTGGCTGTATCTGATGACTGACTGCATTTTGTTTGCGACCGCGTTTGCGGGCTATGCAGTGCTGTACCGTAACATCGCGACCGGCCCGGCTGGTTTCGAGATTTTTGACCTGAAATACGTAGCGATCGAAACCGCAGCCCTGCTGCTGTCTTCCATCACCTACGGTTTTGCCATGATCAGCGGCCGCCGCGGCAACAAGTCGGCCGTGCTGGGCTGGCTGGCTGTCACGTTCCTGTTTGGTGCCACCTTTATCGGTATGGAAGTCAACGAATTCCATCACCTGATCGCTGAAGGTCACGGCCCGAACGTCAGTGCGTTCCTGTCGGCCTTCTTCGGCCTGGTGGGTCTGCACGGTCTGCACGTGACTGCCGGTCTGATCTGGATGGCCGTGCTGATGTTTGAAGTGGCCAAGCGTGGCCTCACCAAGCCGGCCGTACTGCGTCTGAGCCTGCTCAGCCTGTTCTGGCACTTCCTGGACGTGGTCTGGATCTGTGTGTTTACCGTTGTGTATCTGAAAGGGGTCGCGTGA
- the cyoB gene encoding cytochrome o ubiquinol oxidase subunit I — protein MLLGKLTLDAIPFHEPIVMGALGGAGLMGLIVLSLITKFGKWGYLWREWLTSVDHKRIGVMYIAVALVMLLRGFADALMMRSQLAMATDGAMGVFPPSHYDQIFTAHGVIMIIFMAMPFMTGLMNIVVPLQIGARDVAFPFLNSLSFWLLVAAAILVNLSLGVGNFARTGWVAYPPLAELAFSPDVGVDYYTWALQISGIGTTLTAVNFLVTVIKMRAPGMKLMQMPIFTWTCTWANVLIVASFPILTGALAMLSLDRYMDFHFFTAEAGGNAMMYLNLFWAWGHPEVYVLVLPAFGIFSEVVSTYAGKRLFGHTSMIVASGAITVLGFMVWLHHFFTMGSGANVNAFFGIATMVISVPTGVKLFNWLFTIYKGRLRFEPPILWTLGFMVTFSIGGMTGVLLAVPGADYVLHNSLFLIAHFHNTIIGGAVFGYLAGFSFWFPKVFGFKLNAKLGKAAFWFWQVGFYFAFMPLYVLGFMGMTRRLNHTDHHEWNIYLYFALFGALLIAAGIGCQLLQIAVSIYQRKKLEDNTGDPWNGHTLEWSTSSPPPAYNFAVLPQVRDIDAFTDMKEQGKAYAKPEHYDPIHMPRNTSAGVFMGAFATALGFALIWHIWWLAIVGLVGIVVTLLTRVYDNNKDYYVMPNEIAHTERAAADSRAAVAVAA, from the coding sequence ATGTTGCTGGGCAAACTTACTCTGGACGCCATCCCGTTCCATGAACCCATCGTGATGGGTGCATTGGGTGGCGCCGGCCTGATGGGCCTCATTGTGCTGTCCTTGATTACCAAGTTCGGCAAGTGGGGCTACCTGTGGCGTGAATGGCTCACGTCTGTAGATCACAAGCGTATCGGCGTGATGTATATCGCCGTTGCGCTGGTCATGCTGCTGCGCGGCTTTGCCGATGCGCTGATGATGCGCTCGCAACTGGCCATGGCCACCGATGGTGCCATGGGCGTGTTCCCGCCGTCGCACTACGACCAGATCTTTACCGCGCACGGCGTGATCATGATCATTTTCATGGCCATGCCGTTCATGACGGGTCTGATGAACATTGTTGTGCCGCTGCAGATTGGCGCGCGTGACGTGGCCTTCCCGTTCCTGAACTCGCTGTCGTTCTGGCTGCTGGTTGCCGCTGCGATTCTGGTGAACCTGTCGCTGGGTGTGGGTAACTTCGCCCGTACCGGCTGGGTGGCCTATCCGCCGCTGGCAGAACTGGCGTTCAGTCCGGATGTCGGGGTGGATTACTACACCTGGGCACTACAGATATCAGGGATAGGGACGACGCTTACCGCGGTCAACTTCCTGGTCACGGTCATCAAGATGCGTGCCCCGGGCATGAAGCTGATGCAAATGCCGATCTTCACCTGGACCTGCACCTGGGCCAACGTGCTGATCGTGGCTTCCTTCCCGATCCTGACCGGCGCGCTGGCCATGCTGAGCCTGGACCGTTACATGGACTTCCACTTCTTTACAGCGGAAGCCGGTGGTAACGCCATGATGTATCTGAACCTGTTCTGGGCCTGGGGTCACCCTGAGGTTTACGTGCTGGTTCTGCCTGCGTTCGGTATTTTCTCTGAAGTGGTTTCGACCTACGCCGGCAAGCGCCTGTTTGGTCACACTTCCATGATCGTCGCTTCCGGCGCGATCACTGTGCTGGGCTTCATGGTGTGGCTGCACCACTTCTTCACCATGGGTTCGGGCGCCAACGTCAACGCGTTCTTCGGTATCGCCACCATGGTGATTTCCGTGCCGACCGGCGTGAAGCTGTTCAACTGGTTGTTCACCATCTACAAGGGCCGTCTGCGCTTTGAGCCGCCGATCCTGTGGACGCTGGGCTTCATGGTGACGTTCTCCATCGGTGGTATGACCGGCGTGCTGCTGGCCGTACCGGGTGCTGACTACGTGCTGCACAACAGCCTGTTCCTGATCGCTCACTTCCACAACACCATCATTGGTGGCGCGGTGTTCGGTTACCTGGCCGGTTTCTCGTTCTGGTTCCCGAAAGTGTTCGGCTTCAAGCTGAACGCCAAGCTGGGCAAGGCCGCGTTCTGGTTCTGGCAAGTCGGTTTCTACTTCGCCTTCATGCCGCTGTACGTGCTGGGCTTCATGGGCATGACGCGTCGTCTGAACCACACCGACCACCACGAGTGGAACATCTACCTGTACTTCGCACTGTTCGGCGCACTGCTGATCGCCGCAGGTATTGGTTGCCAGTTGCTGCAAATTGCCGTGTCGATCTATCAGCGCAAGAAGCTGGAAGACAACACGGGCGATCCGTGGAATGGCCACACCCTAGAGTGGTCCACTTCTTCGCCGCCCCCGGCCTACAACTTTGCTGTGCTGCCGCAAGTCCGTGATATCGACGCCTTCACCGACATGAAGGAACAAGGCAAGGCCTACGCCAAGCCGGAGCACTACGACCCGATCCACATGCCGCGTAATACCTCGGCAGGTGTGTTCATGGGTGCGTTTGCCACGGCCCTGGGTTTTGCGTTGATCTGGCACATCTGGTGGCTGGCGATCGTCGGTCTGGTTGGTATTGTCGTGACGCTGCTGACTCGCGTTTACGACAACAACAAAGACTATTACGTCATGCCGAACGAAATCGCCCACACGGAACGCGCCGCTGCTGATAGCCGCGCTGCCGTTGCGGTTGCGGCCTGA